The sequence GAATGGTCATCAGGCCCGCATCGACGAACTGCTTGATGATCTCGCGGACGTCTCTGCTCCAGAACCGCTCGAACTCGATGAATTCCGGCGGGCTGAAGGCGTGGATGTGGATCGTCGGATACTCACGCCGGATGAACTGGAGTAGGTCGGTGTAGTACTCGATCGGCAGGCGATCGTTCATACCGCCCTGCATCAGGATCTGTGTCCCGCCGATGGCGAGGAGTTCCTCGATCTTCTTGCCGATCTGGGCGTGCGTGAGCGTGTAGCTGTCGCCGTCCTCGTGGTCGCGTCGGAAGCCGCAGAACGTGCACTTGCTTGTACAGACGTTCGTGTAGTTGATGTTCCGGTCGACGATGTACGTGCGATAGTCGACCGGATGCCGACGGTCGACGATCTGCGTGGCCCAGTCGCCCAGATCGTGCATCGAGGCGTTCCGCACGAGCGCGTAGGCCTCCGCGTCGGTCAGGCGACGATGGCCCGCGACGACGCTGGAGACGTCGATGTCATCGAGCGGGATGGTCTGAAAGGGCAGGTCCGCCATGCTGCTTTCAGTATACGATGAAACCTCTGACACGAGCCGTCTTTCAATCGAGTTGACAGTTGGTCACAGCGCGGCCTTCAGCTTCTCAAGGAGCGTGGCAAGGTCGTCGTGCAGCATGACGGGGGCATTGACGACCAGGACCGGACCAGCGAATCGCGCTGACGCCGTGGTCCCGCCGTTGGTCGTCCACCAAGCGGGCTGGACGGTGGAATGAACCAGATCGAGTAGTTCCCCGCGCGCAGCGAGCTGCGGCGTGCTAGTCGCAGCACGCATGTTTGGACCACCACCGCCTCCACCAAACCCGCCACCGCCAGACTGTGCCACAGCCGTCTGCTGCTCAGGCAGAGCCGTCCGCTGCTCAATGTCGCGACCGATCGCTTCCACGATGCCGGTCACGTCGTAGGTCCGTGTCGTTTGACTCTTATGCGTTGCCGCTTCCGTCGTGGTGACGTGGAGGACGGGTCCATCGAGGTAGCTCGTCACGCTCGCGAAGCCCGCTCCAACATCCGCAAACAATGTGCGGAGGGCCTGACGGACGGTCGTCTCAGTTGGAAGGTCAAACTCGACTGTCGAATCGCGGGCGATGCCGGCAAGCTCTAACTCGGACCACGAAACCTGGACGTGCAGATCATCAATCTTTCGCAGGCGCTCGATTGCCTCCTCGAACGACAGCTCGCCTGACCAGGCTTCGCCGATGGTTCCCTCGTTCAATGCCTTCGTAATCGCCTCTGTCGGCGGGGCGATGTCGGCCTTGGTTGGAACCGACGAGACGACCAACACGAGGAAGGAAGCGATGATGAATTGACGCAGGCTCATGCTGCACAGAGTAACAGAACGTTCTCATATCGTTCAGCCATGAAGGTCAGTGTCTTCAACACCAAGCCGTACGACCGGCAGTTCCTCGGCCGGGCCAATGGCGATCGGCACGAGTTGCTGTTCCTCGACCCGCGGCTCATGCCGGAGACCGCGCCGCTGGCTGACGGGTCGGAGGCGGTCTGTGCGTTCGTCAACGACGACCTCGGCAGGGCGACGATCGAGCGTCTGGCCGAGGGCGGCGTGAAGTTCGTCGCGATGCGGTGTGCCGGCTTCAACAACGTTGACCTCGACGCCGCCAAGCAGCACGGCATCCGCGTCGCCCGCGTCCCGGCCTATGCACCGGCGGGCGTGGCGGAGCATGCCGTCGCGCTCATGCTCGGGCTCAATCGTCGGCTTTACCGCGCGTACAACCGTGTTCGTGAGGGCAACTTCGCCCTGGGCGGACTGCTCGGCTTCGAGATGCACGGCAAGACGGCCGGCGTTGTCGGGACCGGCAAGATCGGTGCGGCCTGCGCTCGCATCCTGCTCGGCTTCGGCATGAAGGTGCTCGCCTTCGACACGCAGCCGAGCGACGAGCTCACCAAAGCCGGCGTCGAGTATGTCGAGCTCGACGACCTGTTACGCAACAGTGATGTCATCACGCTCCACGTGCCGCTGATGGAGCAGACGCACCACATGATCGACCGGCGTGCACTTGGCCTGGTGCGGAAGGGCGTCATGCTCATCAACACCAGCCGCGGCGGGCTCATCGACACCGACGCCGCCATCGCTGGCTTGAAGGACGGCACGCTCGGCAGCCTCGGCCTCGACGTCTACGAAGAGGAAGACGGCCTCTTCTTCGAAGACCACTCGTCGGCCATCATGGGCGACGACACGTTCGCCCGGCTGCTGACCTTCCCAAACGTCCTCATCACCGGCCATCAGGCCTTCTTCACCGAAGAAGCGATGACCAACATCGCCGGGACGACGATCGACAACCTCAACGCCTTCGCGACCGACGGCCGCAGCGACAACGAGGTCGGCGGATCCTGACGACGCTCAGTTCGCCGACACCGCGGCTGGCGGGGCGTCGCTGAGGATGAGCGGCAGGCCGGACAGGAAGTCGCCCGAGTCGCCGAGGTGGATTGTCTGCTTCGGACCCTCGACGCCATCGAACGTGCCGTCGTCGTCGGTGATCGTCGCGAAGAGTCGGAACCCGCCTGCGGGCAGATCGCTGCGTGCGAGTTCCGCCAGCCACACCTGCCGGCCGTCGACATTGCCGGCACGCTGGAGATCGACTTCCATCGGCGCCGCACCGTCGTTCGACACGATCGCGATCGACGCCGCATCGCCTTCGTGCTTGTGATCGTCCGTCACCGCAGCGAAGACGAGAACACGGCTGTCGAGCGGATCGTCGCGGACCCAGAGCGTCGCGGAGAGGTCGTCCGGCCCGCCGTACCAGCGGGTGGTGTCCGGGTGCTTCTCGTTCGGGTTGACGACCTGGTCGGCACCGAGGACGGCGGCAGGGGGCAGGTGCTCCCAGCTCTGCGAATCGCCGGGCTTTGCATCGCCGAGCCCGGGAATCGGGGCGATGAGCTGCATCGGCCAAGTGCCCTGGGTGATGGTCTGGCCGTCGCTGTCGACGAGGCGAAGGCTGAGTCGATTGACCGGCGGCTCACCGGCTGCAAGGGCGACCTCGTTCGGCCCGCCGAAGCGGAAGTCGAAGCCGCTCGATCCGCTCAACACGACGCCGCACAGAACGTTGACGCCTTTCTTCAGGTCGGCCGAGAACTGGTGATCAGCGAGCGTGCCGTGCCGGTTGCCGGTCTCCATCGTGTCGTAGACCGGCTCGCCGTTGACGTACCAGCTCATCCACCAGTCGGCAGCGGCGCCGAGGTTCACGCTCGTGTCGGTCGGGCTTTCGATGATCGCGTACACGACGGCCGGCCGTCGCTCGCGAGCGCCGGCCAAGGCGTTGAGATCGACCCGCTTCCCAGGCTCGGCCGAGACCGTGCGACCCTCGACGCGTTCGCTCTCGACACCCGGGAGCACGCTTGGAATCGACTGCCGCAGCAGCGGATTGTCCATCACGCGTTCGGCGTCCGCGTCGGTAAAGACGAGCCACTGGACAGGCATCTGCAGCGGTACGAGCGTCTGGGCCGACTCGATCTCGAAGGTGACCTGCGAAGGCTCGTCGAGGCGAACCGGCTTGGACGACGCGTCGAGCGTCAGCTCCGTCTGGCTCCCCGTCTCGATTTCGAGACGCCCTGTGCCCTGGACACCGTCCAGCGCATCGACATCCACCCGCAGCGTCGTCTTGCCCCCGACGAAGACGGCTGGAGCCGAGGTTTCGAGCGCGAGCAGCGGCTCGACGAATCGGACCTCGGCAGCATCGCCCGCCTGGTCCCAACTGACATAGATCGGATTGGCAGACACCTCGAAGGTGACTTCCGTCGGCGAGATGCGTGAGACGTCGATGGCATTGCCGTACATGTCCAGTGCCGACACGTCACCAGCGACGGCTGCGTCCTGCAGGCGAAGCATCAGGCTCGCGACGCCCGGATTCGTCTTGAAGAGCACCATCGTCCGGCGTTCGCTGCTGCCGGATCGTCCGTCGAAGAGGTATGCCTCCACGCCTGCGTCCGGAGCTTCGACGATCCGAGAGAAGTCGGCGTTGCGGAGCTGTCGAACGAGGTTGCGGTACGTCAGCACGCTGGCGAGCGGCTGGTTGTGCTCTCCGCGGTCGATCTTCTGCGTCATGCCATAGCCGGCCGTCTTCAGTGTGCCCTCCATGAACAAGCGGAAGTAGTAGAGGCTCGGCATGCCTTCGCTCATTGCGTAGACCTGCTTCTCGACGGCCGTTCGTGCCTGCTCTTCGATGCCGGCGACGTTGGTCGCGTTGAAGCCGCTCTCGGTTTCGAGATATGGCTTGGCGAGTGCTTTCTCGACATCGCCTGAAGCGTGGTCACGCACGGCGTGGACCTGTCGCTCGTAGGCCTCGCGCTCCGCCTCGACGCCCGGTCCGTGACCGTGGTAGGCCCAGACGTCGAGCTTGTCGGTATTGATGAGGCTGACGATCTCGCGGGCACGCCGATCACCGATGTCGGTGTGGAAGCAGAGCCCGCCGTTCATCACCAACGCGCCGCGTTCCGGATCTGCAGCGCGAATGGCGTCGAAGGCCATGTGGTAGCTCTCGACGTACTGCTCCGTCGAATCTCCGTAGAAGAACGGCAGGTCCGGCTCGTTGCCCAGCTCGAAGAAGGCGATCTGTCCCGGTCCGGTACCGGCGAACTCGGCGGCGAGGTTGGCAAAGCCGTCGATTCGCTTCTGGCGATCCTCTTCGAACGCAGCGCCGTCCAAGCGCCAGTTGTCCGGAAACGCGATGTAGGCCGAACGCATGCCACGCTCTTCCAGCATCGCAAGGCCGACTCTGGCCTTGTCCACCGGCATGATCTGTCTCTCCCGTGCGCCGGGAATGTTGCGGATGATGTCCACGCCCATCAGGTCGAAGTAAGCCATCGACAGCGGATTGTCGAAGGGGATGATGTTCCCGTTCGCCGCATCGAGGCCGAACCAGTACTCGTCGTCGCTCTGTGCCCGAGGCAGCGATCGTGGCCCGTCGTCGATCACGCCGAGGTGGATCGGAAGGCTCAGCAGTTCGCGCTCGCCGATGGTCACGTCGAGCGTCGCGTAGTACGGGCCAAGCGGCCAGTCGCTGGTTTCGAAGGGCGTTTGAACCGTGGTCGTCGCGCTGGCATCGACCGTGGCTGTCCCGGACGACTCGTGCCAGGACTGTTCCTCGTCGAGGGATGCGATGCGGAGACGCCAGTCGATCGGGCGATCGATCCTGGCGAGGTTTTCCAGCGAGAGCGACGCGCCGGCACCGCCCTGCGGGAAAGCGAAAATGCCATCGGCCGTCTCGGCGACGAGCTCGCGTGCTCGAACGAGGCGTGGCCAGTACAGGTCGTCGCCCGTGCCGCGATAGCCGATGACGCGGACGCGTTTGACGAACAGCGTTTCGTTGGCACCCACGACGCGGACGTGCGGGCCGTCGCCGTCGAAGTCGACGCTGTCTGCTGCTGCCTGAAGCGTTCGCCAGTTCGAGGTGTTGCCCCAACCGCTTCGGGCGACCTTCAGGCCGTCTTCCCTCATCACTTCGATCTGAACGCCGGCCCAGGTCGGAAGGTGGTATTCGACGAAGACGTCGACCGCGACGTGCGACTGATCGAGGAAGGCCTTGTCGGTGACGACCAGCGGGAAGTGCCGCATCCATTGCCGCTCGTCAGCACTGCGGGACGCCCCGAACGCGCGAACGTTGTCTGCCTTGGGAAACTTGGCGAGCCCGGGCTTGGGTATCTTGCCGAACGCCGCCAAGCCGTCTTCGTCCGCCCGGCCGCCGGTGAAGTCGACCTCGACCACGTCGATGCCCGGCACGGCGCGTAGCTCGTCGAGCGGCATCGTCGACCACGACCCGTCGGCTGCGAGCGCCTTCGGGGCGAATAGGAGGGCGGCAAGTGCACACAACGGCCAGAGCGCTTTGCGCACGCTGGCGAAGGAAGTCGGGGAGCTGGGCATTGGTGCGGTGGTCTGAAGGGCGGAGGCCGACAGCGGTCCGACAATTGTGTGCCCAAATTGGTCACTTTTCAAGTCGCATGGCGAGCGAATGCTGTGTTCATGGCCTGCCGACGATGCCGCTCGGGTTGGCGAGCGGCATCTCGACTGATCCGACGTCTGCCCTTGATGAACGGAAGAACTCGTGCCAGAATGAGCCATTCGGTTCCAAATCGGGCACAGATCAGGTCGCCGCTGCCCGTAGCGATGACCGACGCGGCCGAATCCACTTCGTTCCGACGCAATGCACAACGTTCCGACTTCGATCCGTCCCGCTACCGATCCCGCAGTGCGATGGGTCGTTCCTCAGCCGGGCGAGTCAGCAGATGTGGCGATTGCGCACCTGCTCGAAGCGCTGTCGGATGCCCCGCACCGTGTCATCGGCCTGGGTCCGAAAGGTCCGGGACCCGATGGGACCTGGCTGCTGCAAGCGTCGATCGTGCTGCCGAGCAGGACGACGCTCGTACTGGCCGGTGCGTGTGTCGTGGCTGCGCCGGACATGCGGCGGCCGATGTTGACCAACGCTGTCCGCCATCAACTCGAAGGCCATGACGAGCAGATCAGCGTCATCGGCGATGGCCGCAGCAGCTTCGACGGTCAGGCCGACCGTCCGCCGCGTGGGTCCAACGGCATTCACTTCTGCGGCGTGCACGGCCTGTCGGTCAGCGGCATCCGCATCGGCCGAACCTCTGGCTGGGGACTGCGCATCGAAGACGTCACCGATGTCCACGTTCGGGACATCAACTTCTTCCAGGACGGCAATCACCCGTGGCAGGACGGCGTCCACATCAATGGGCCGGCCGAACGCGTCGCGATCAACGGCGTGACGGGCGTGTTCGGCGACGACGTCATCGCCGTCGACTCGGCGCTGTGTCAGAACCGGACGGGCGGACCGATTCGCGGCGTTGCAGTGTCGAACGTCGTCGCCCACAACATCCACGGAGCCGGTATCGTGCGGACGATCGCCGCGAAGGACAGGCCGTTGGAGTCGGTCCACTTCAGCAACCTGACGCTCGTCAACACGCCCGGCAAGGGCTCCGACGCCGCCATAAAGCTCGGCTGGGACGGGGGCAAGCAGATCCGCGACGACTGGGAGTGGCCAACGGCTGACGAACACAAGGACATCGTCATCGAGAACGTCAACGTCTACGGCTGGGGTGGCCCGGTGATCTGCGCGTATCACCCAATGCGCAACGTCACGATTCGCAACCTCACTGCGGAGCACACCGGCCCGCTGTTTTTCAACCTGGAGCACGAGATCAAAGGGCTGACGCTCGAACGCGTCCGCTCCCGATTGCTTGCCGAGTCGCAGGCTCAGCTGAACACCGGCTTTCTCGAAAAACTCGTCAAGGGCGAGGTCTACACGCTGGGCGGCGAGTACACGGCACGCTTCCTCGAGAGCGATCTCGCGGCGATCACGTTCAATCACGCCAAGTGCCACGACATCCGCTTGCGTGACATCGCGCTCGACTGCGTCGGGACCGGTGACGGCAATGCAAGCTGGGCGACGGCGCTTGCCGCGATCTGTGGTGCGACCGTCTCGAACTTGCGAACCGACGACGTGCGAATCCGCGGCTACGCCCACGACTGGCGGGTCGAATCCGACGCGACCGTCAGCTCGAGTGATGTGTCATCGGACGGCTGGTCGCCATCGTCGATTCCGGCGTAGTCAACGTGCGAGCCGCCTCTGTCTTGTTTGGTGGCACGCAACAACGGCGAAAAAGAAGCACGCCAGCCGATCGGGCTGACGTGCCTCTTCTGCGTTGGGTCAAAGCGGGACGCTAAGAATCAGAGCGGGCCGCCCGGCTTCTGGGTCCAGAGGCGGTTGTCCCAGACGATCAACTCGACTGCGTTGCTGGGGTTCCTCTTGAAACGGATGTCGCCGACGCGGTGGTTGCTGGCGTGGCCGTCGAGGTAGACGAAGTTGGACGAGGGGTTCTCGTCATCGCCGTGCTGGAACGACGTCTTGAGCAGACCCCAGTCGGTCGAGCCCTCGCCGAGCAGGAACAGCTCCGAAGCCCCCTTGCGACCGAAGCGACCGATCTTCTCGTCGCCCCACTGGAGTCCGTACGGCCAGACCATGTCCTGTAGGGCAAAGGCCGTTCGGCTGTGGAGGTTGTTGTGCGTGGTGTGCCAGCCCCACTGTCCGTTGATTGCGTACTGGGTGAAGATGCCACCGGCACCTGGTTCGGTGTCAAGGTACGTCTCTTGTGCCAGGCGTCGGTCACCGCCGGTCGAGCGGTAGATTCGGCCAGCCACCGTCGAGCCGTTGATCTCTGTCGCGATGGCGTCGAGCCGAGCGACGGGCACGTTCTGGTCGACATATGTCGGCGAGGCAGGGCAGGTCAGAATCTCAGCCGTGCGGACGTTGTTGAAGGGACCGCCACTGATCGACTCGACGGTTTCGGTCCGGTCGATATCGATGTAGCCGTTGTCGACGATTCGCGGCCACGCGATGTTCTGATACTGACCGCCGAGCGTCGGGTGCGGCCGGTAGGACGGCGGGAGCCGGCTGTCGTTGTCCATCGTGTAAGCGATGAACGCCATGCCGACCTGCCGGAGGTTCGACAGACACTTCGTTGTTCGAGCCGACTCTCGAGCCTTGCCGAGCGTCGGCAGCAAAATCGACACGAGCAGTGCGATGATGCCGATGACGACGAGCAGCTCGACGAGCGTAAAGCCCTTCCTTGTCTTGTTGTAGCGATTTTTCACTTGGGACCTCCTCAGTCGGTGGTGATGCAGTCAGTACTCGTGGCAGTGACGAAGCAACAAGACATCTAACCCGCGGTCGGGCGGATCAATGTCGGTTTGACGAGACGAAGTTGCGGCTCGTCGGCGAGTGAGCCATCGACCCGGCCGTGCAGCAGATCGAGCATTTCTTTGCCGAGCAGGTCGTTGTGCTTGTCGACCGTGAGCGCCGGAACTGACGCCTCGAACAGCGATTCCTCGCAAAGTGAGTGGACGTTGTCGTAGCCGCAGACGATGACGTCTTCGTTGGGCGTTTTCCCGAAAAGCCGGACGGCGGATGCGACGGCGTAGGTGTCGCGATCGCTAGCAACCATCAGGGCATCGACCTCAA is a genomic window of Planctomycetota bacterium containing:
- a CDS encoding 2-hydroxyacid dehydrogenase, which encodes MKVSVFNTKPYDRQFLGRANGDRHELLFLDPRLMPETAPLADGSEAVCAFVNDDLGRATIERLAEGGVKFVAMRCAGFNNVDLDAAKQHGIRVARVPAYAPAGVAEHAVALMLGLNRRLYRAYNRVREGNFALGGLLGFEMHGKTAGVVGTGKIGAACARILLGFGMKVLAFDTQPSDELTKAGVEYVELDDLLRNSDVITLHVPLMEQTHHMIDRRALGLVRKGVMLINTSRGGLIDTDAAIAGLKDGTLGSLGLDVYEEEDGLFFEDHSSAIMGDDTFARLLTFPNVLITGHQAFFTEEAMTNIAGTTIDNLNAFATDGRSDNEVGGS
- a CDS encoding prepilin-type N-terminal cleavage/methylation domain-containing protein — encoded protein: MKNRYNKTRKGFTLVELLVVIGIIALLVSILLPTLGKARESARTTKCLSNLRQVGMAFIAYTMDNDSRLPPSYRPHPTLGGQYQNIAWPRIVDNGYIDIDRTETVESISGGPFNNVRTAEILTCPASPTYVDQNVPVARLDAIATEINGSTVAGRIYRSTGGDRRLAQETYLDTEPGAGGIFTQYAINGQWGWHTTHNNLHSRTAFALQDMVWPYGLQWGDEKIGRFGRKGASELFLLGEGSTDWGLLKTSFQHGDDENPSSNFVYLDGHASNHRVGDIRFKRNPSNAVELIVWDNRLWTQKPGGPL